In the Nocardioides marmotae genome, CAGCGCATGGAACGTCATGACATGAGGGACGCGTCCCTGCGGCAGCATCTTCTCCAGCCGGTCGCGCATCTCGTCGGCGGCCGCCACGTTGAACGCAAGCATGAGAATGCGGCTCGGATCCACGCCGCAGGCTTGGATGAGGAAAACAGAGCGGGCCACCATCGTCGCTGTCTTGCCGCTGCCGGCGCGCGCACCGACCAGGGCGTGCCGTCCATGGGTCGCGATGGCGAGTGCCTGCGAGGTGTCGGGCACGAATGCTTTGCCATTGGGCATCGTCACGTTCGTGCGGCACCAGCCCGTGACATGGTTGACGAGCGCGTCCTGGAACTCCTGGACGCTGATGAGGTGGTCTGGATCGTTGTGGCGCAGCCATTCCGCCGCGCCGAGGAAGTGCTTTTCGATCTCGACTCGCAAGCGATCCATCAGCTGCTTCTTTTCCGCAGCGCGATCCCTCGCGCTGCGGTCCCGTTCCTCGCGCTCCAGTCGCCGGAGACGCTCCCGTTCGACCTCTTCGGCTGCGCGCTTGCTGGCCTGTTGTTCCGCATGTGCGCGTTCACGTTCTGCGCGGTGCGCTCGGCGTTCCTGCTCCTCGGCGTCGCGTTGTCGTCGTTTCTCCGCGGCACGCTCCGTTCGCTCCTCGTCGAGGACCTGTGCTCGGTCGCGGTTGACCTTCGCTCGGAACGCAGCGATCGGCCCTTCGTCACGCTTCTCGGTCTGAACTAGGAGCAGTCCGAGCACCTCCCATTCCTCGAGATCGAGGTGCTTATGAAGAGATCCGAGGTTGACCCGTTCCTCGATGTTGCGCCCGGCCTCGGGTCCTGTCGAGATGACATGAGGGATGTGCTCGGCGAGGTACCAGGTCCGCCTCTCGGGCCAGTCACTCCAGGAGGCCAACAACTTGATGAGGAGCTGGCGCGCAGCGGCGTCCATGTTGCTCCTCCCTCCCGAATACGCACGATTACGAAGATGATGACATCTGAGGCGGTCCGGCGAAGTCGTTCCTGCCGGCCCACACGACCGTGCGGTGCTTGTCCGTGTACATCAGGGAGATGAGTGAGCGCTCCGAGAAAGCGAGGACCAGTGGCGGCCCCGGCGACCTGCAGCGAGCGCGTCCAACAATTCTGATGGCGTGTTCTTAGGGATACCTGTTGACCTGCGCAAACGCAGGTATCCTCCTCCCGAATCCGGGCAGGTATCCCGAAATCGTGGATACCTGACGGCGCATCGTCGAGGGCATGTTCGACCCCCACAACCCGGTCCCGACGTGGTCGGTCTCGACGATGCGGCGCGTCGCTGCGGAACCGACGCTCGCGGCCGCCGCACTGCGCTACGCCAACCTCGGCATCCCGGTGTTCCCGTGCGTGCCCGGCGGAAAGCAGCCGCTGGCTCCGAACGGCTTCCACGACGCCACCTCGGTCGCCCGCGTTGTCGACGCATGGTGGCAGCGCACGCCTGAGGCGAACATCGGACTGCCGACCGGCACGCCCACCGGCGTACTCGTCGTCGATGTCGACGTCCACGCCGGAGGCAGCGGGTTCGCCGCCTTCGAGCGAGCCCGCGCCGAGGGGTTCGGGGACGCCTGGGGGTGGCTGGTGCGTACTCCGTCCGGCGGTCTGCACGCGTACTACCCGAATGTCCGTGGTCAGGAGCAACGGAGCTGGCAAGTCCCGGCGGCGCACGTCGACTTCCGCGGCGACGGCGGCTACGTGATCGCTCCCCCGTCACGGGTCTCGGTCGACGGCGCCATGCGGTCGTACGACGTCATCGCCGTCGCCACGCATACTGCGAAGTCCGTCGATGCCGTTGAGCTCCGCCGGTTCCTGGAGCCGCCCCGACCGACACCGGCGCTGCCGCCGCCCGGGATGCCAGCCACGGGATGCCGTCCTGACGCGCTCGCGCGAACGGTGGCCCTGACTCCAGAGGGCGGCCGCAACCACGCGCTCTTCTGGGCGTCGTGCCGCATGGCCGAGAACGGGCTCAGCCATGCCGACGCCATGAGCTGGCTCGTGCCGGCCGCGCAGTGCGCCGGACTCCCCGACCGCGAGATCGAGACCACGGTCAACTCCGCATTCCGCATCGCCCCCCGGCTCGGCCCAGGGAGCCGCCCGGGCCCTACCCCAGCGAGTGAAGGGATCCACCTGTGAACACGCACGCCGAGTACCGCCGCCACAGCTCCGGACCGTCGGAGCAACCGGCCGTCCCCGACGCCGTCGCGCCCGATGCGAGTGGGCTGGCGCGGCATCACGACCCATCCCTCCAGTCGTACCAGCCGGGGCGGGAGCAAGCGCAGAAGCGAGTGGCTTGGGTGCGCCCCACCGAGCTCGGTTCGTACGTCGGGCCGATGGTCGGCCGTGGGATCGACCTCCAGGCGGAGCTTGCGCGACGAGCACGACGTACGCCGGCAACCGCCACCCGGACGATCCGCCACTCCGCACCGCACCTCGCGACGACGTCCGCAGCGAGCCCGGAAGGACTGGGACTGTGAACGCCTCGTTTGCCACCCCCGAGGGCCTGCGGGCAGTGCTGGAGCGCCTGCACGACCGCGAGAGCGCTGGCTACTGGGCATGGCGGCAGGACCCTGAGGCCGAGAGGCTCATGCAGTTCACGATCGGCAAGTACCGATCGCTGGCGCGCACCCATCACTGCGAGCCTGAGGATTCGGCGTACGCCGCCTTCGAGGCCATGCGAACACGTGCGGTCAGGTGCGCCGAGGACCCATGGGCGGTCATCACCCGCGCCGTCCAGGTCAGTTTGATCGCCGAGGAACGCGCAGCGGGGCTGCTCTGCTCGACCGCGCAGGCGCGGCGCCGCGAGGTCATGCGTCATCACGACGCCCGCCGCTTCGGTGAGGATGAGACCGGCTTCCTCGAACTCCTTGCCGAGAGCCGCGGTCCGTCGCCC is a window encoding:
- a CDS encoding bifunctional DNA primase/polymerase produces the protein MFDPHNPVPTWSVSTMRRVAAEPTLAAAALRYANLGIPVFPCVPGGKQPLAPNGFHDATSVARVVDAWWQRTPEANIGLPTGTPTGVLVVDVDVHAGGSGFAAFERARAEGFGDAWGWLVRTPSGGLHAYYPNVRGQEQRSWQVPAAHVDFRGDGGYVIAPPSRVSVDGAMRSYDVIAVATHTAKSVDAVELRRFLEPPRPTPALPPPGMPATGCRPDALARTVALTPEGGRNHALFWASCRMAENGLSHADAMSWLVPAAQCAGLPDREIETTVNSAFRIAPRLGPGSRPGPTPASEGIHL